One part of the Rutidosis leptorrhynchoides isolate AG116_Rl617_1_P2 chromosome 1, CSIRO_AGI_Rlap_v1, whole genome shotgun sequence genome encodes these proteins:
- the LOC139886500 gene encoding abscisic-aldehyde oxidase-like isoform X2, translating to MCVSLFSALVNAEKTERPEATLGFSKLTVSEAEKSISGNLCRCTGYRPIADVCKSFAGDVDMEDLGLNSFWKRDAKLPKLPFYDSKQICTYPEFLKNEDFGLDSINYQNAYWHSPMSMDELGSVLLDEKSLKVKLVVGNTGISYYKEYEKYDKYIDLRFIPELSVIKISSSCIDIGATVSISKVISALKDVEADESGIVLKKIALHFEKIATEAVRNVASIGGNLVMAQRQNFPSDIATVLLAVKTKVTILKGVKKEIITLEDFLERPSLDSKSVLVSVHIPFSEQPNNGYSNISKTKRLFETYRASPRPLGNALPYLNAAFLADVSSCDSDVIIDNIQLAFGSFGVKHVVRASEVENYLVGKPLTVSVLSQSLKLARRFVSPEDGTSHPAYRSSLAVDYLFDFLYPLVDSKVNSSRGNNSSLIYNDCERTMLLSSAKQVIESSHEHYPVGEPIVKSGAAIQASGEAVFVDDIPSPLNCVYGAFIYSTKPLARVKSVNLKSEEDVIGLVSYKDFPEGGDNVGAKTIFGPEPLFANDLTECTGQRIAFVVADTQKNADMAADMSIVDYDIMNLEPPILTVEQAVEKSSFFEVPSFIYPSQIGDFSKGMAESDHQIHSAEIRLPSQYYFYMETQTALAVPDEDNCIVVYSSIQVPEYAQSVIARCLNIPEHNVRVITRRVGGGFGGKALKAMPIATACALAAYKLRRPVRTYVNRKTDMIMAGGRHPMKINYTVGFKSNGKITALHLDVLVNAGMSTDISPILPSNMIGTLKKYNFGALSFDFKICKTNHSSKSAMRGPGEVQASYIAEAVIEHIASVLNIDVGLIREINFHDFDSLKLFYGVSAGEPLEYTLPTIWDKLMTSSNFDYRVEMVNEFNRCNIWRKKGLSRVPMLHEVSLRATPGKVSILRDGSIVVEVGGIELGQGLWTKVKQMTAYGLSAVRCDGSDGLLEKVRVVQADTLSMVQGGFTAGSTTSEASCEAVRICCNVLVERLKPIKEKLEERMGSVKWEVLIMQANGQSVNLSASSYFVPEFMDMRYINYGAAVSEVEVNLLTGETKILQADIIYDCGQSLNPAVDLGQIEGAFVQGIGFFMLEEYLTNSDGLVVADGTWTYKIPTIDTIPSQLNVQIVNSGPHKKRVLSSKASGEPPLLLASSVHCATRAAIKEARNQLRSWKGLEGSDSFFQLDVPATMPVVKTLCGLDSVDFYLQSLLST from the exons ATGTGCGTTTCACTTTTTTCAGCACTCGTAAACGCAGAAAAAACAGAACGACCCGAAGCCACTCTCGGTTTCTCAAAACTCACCGTCTCAGAAGCCGAGAAGTCGATTTCGGGTAATCTATGTCGTTGCACAGGTTATCGACCTATTGCTGATGTATGCAAAAGTTTTGCAGGTGATGTTGATATGGAAGATTTGGGGCTTAATTCGTTTTGGAAAAGAGATGCTAAACTTCCTAAACTACCCTTTTACGATTCAAAACAGATTTGTACTTATCCCGAGTTCTTGAAAAATGAAGATTTCGGACTTGATTCCATAAATTATCAGAATGCGTATTGGCATAGTCCGATGTCTATGGATGAACTTGGGAGCGTTTTGCTCGATGAAAAGAGTTTAAAGGTAAAGTTGGTTGTTGGTAACACGGGAATCAGTTATTATAAGGAATATGAGAAATACGATAAGTACATTGATCTTAGGTTTATCCCCGAGCTTTCGGTAATTAAGATATCGAGCTCGTGTATTGACATTGGAGCAACGGTTTCGATATCAAAAGTAATCtcggctttgaaagatgtagaagcCGATGAATCGGGTATAGTTTTGAAGAAAATCGCATTACATTTTGAGAAAATCGCTACTGAAGCTGTACGAAACGTAGCAAGCATAGGTGGAAATTTGGTTATGGCTCAAAGGCAGAATTTTCCTTCGGATATCGCGACGGTACTTCTTGCCGTGAAAACGAAAGTTACGATCTTAAAAGGGGTAAAAAAGGAAATTATTACATTAGAGGACTTTCTCGAAAGACCTTCGTTAGATTCAAAAAGTGTGCTCGTAAGTGTACATATTCCGTTTTCGGAACAACCCAATAACGGTTACTCCAACATTTCTAAAACGAAACGTTTGTTTGAGACGTATCGTGCATCTCCACGACCTCTCGGGAACGCGTTACCTTATTTAAATGCTGCGTTTTTGGCGGACGTTTCATCTTGTGATAGCGATGTTATAATTGACAATATTCAGCTTGCGTTTGGCTCGTTTGGGGTTAAACATGTGGTTAGAGCGAGTGAAGTTGAAAATTATCTTGTTGGAAAACCATTAACTGTTAGTGTTTTATCCCAAAGTCTCAAATTAGCTAGGCGATTTGTTTCGCCTGAAGATGGCACATCGCATCCTGCTTATCGATCAAGCTTGGCTGTTGACTATTTGTTTGACTTTCTTTATCCACTAGTTGACTCGAAAGTCAACAGTTCTCGTGGCAATAATTCGAGTTTGATATATAATGATTGTGAAAGAACAATGTTGTTATCATCTGCAAAGCAGGTGATAGAATCGAGTCATGAACATTACCCTGTCGGTGAACCGATAGTTAAGTCTGGTGCTGCGATTCAAGCTTCTG GCGAAGCGGTATTTGTAGACGATATTCCTTCACCACTGAACTGCGTTTACGGAGCATTTATTTACAGCACAAAACCGTTGGCACGGGTAAAAAGTGTTAACCTAAAGTCCGAAGAAGATGTAATTGGTCTTGTTTCATATAAAGACTTTCCAGAAGGAGGGGATAACGTGGGAGCTAAGACCATTTTTGGTCCCGAGCCGTTATTCGCAAATGATCTTACCGAATGTACTGGCCAGCGTATAGCATTTGTG GTTGCAGATACGCAAAAGAATGCAGATATGGCGGCTGATATGTCCATAGTTGATTATGATATTATGAATTTAGAACCACCGATACTAACGGTTGAACAAGCAGTTGAAAAATCTAGCTTTTTCGAAGTCCCGTCGTTCATATATCCATCGCAAATTGGTGACTTTTCGAAGGGAATGGCTGAATCTGATCACCAAATCCACTCAGCCGAG ATCAGACTTCCGTCACAGTACTATTTCTATATGGAGACACAAACGGCTTTAGCGGTTCCCGATGAAGATAACTGCATAGTTGTGTACAGTTCGATTCAGGTCCCCGAGTACGCACAAAGCGTGATTGCACGGTGTCTTAATATTCCCGAACATAATGTCCGTGTGATTACTCGAAGAGTCGGAGGTGGCTTTGGCGGCAAGGCTCTTAAAGCTATGCCT ATTGCAACAGCATGTGCACTTGCAGCATACAAGTTACGCCGGCCCGTACGAACATACGTCAATAGGAAAACCGATATGATAATGGCAGGTGGACGACATCCTATGAAGATAAATTACACCGTTGGATTTAAATCAAACGGGAAGATCACAGCCTTACACCTGGACGTTTTAGTCAACGCAGGCATGTCAACCGATATAAGCCCTATATTACCATCGAATATGATTGGCACACTGAAAAAATACAATTTCGGTGCTTTATCTTTCGATTTTAAAATCTGTAAAACAAACCATTCGAGTAAATCTGCAATGCGGGGCCCAGGAGAAGTACAAGCATCTTATATAGCCGAAGCGGTGATCGAACATATCGCGAGTGTTCTTAATATAGACGTCGGTTTAATTCGGGAGATAAATTTTCACGATTTTGATAGTTTGAAATTATTTTACGGTGTTAGTGCGGGTGAGCCGTTAGAGTATACGTTACCGACTATATGGGATAAGTTGATGACATCATCGAACTTTGACTATAGAGTTGAAATGGTTAACGAATTTAACAGGTGTAATATATGGCGAAAAAAGGGTCTTTCTCGAGTACCCATGTTGCATGAGGTGTCATTGAGAGCGACACCTGGCAAAGTGAGTATCTTGCGTGACGGTTCAATAGTGGTTGAAGTTGGTGGTATTGAGTTGGGTCAGGGACTATGGACCAAGGTTAAACAAATGACCGCTTATGGGCTAAGCGCGGTTCGATGTGATGGGTCCGATGGGCTGTTGGAAAAGGTGCGGGTCGTACAAGCGGATACGTTGAGTATGGTTCAAGGCGGGTTTACGGCTGGAAGTACAACTTCTGAAGCGAGTTGTGAAGCAGTTAGAATTTGCTGCAACGTTTTGGTTGAAAGGCTCAAGCCTATTAAAGAAAAGTTAGAAGAACGAATGGGTTCGGTTAAATGGGAGGTTCTTATTATGCAGGCGAATGGACAGTCGGTTAATTTGTCGGCTAGTTCGTATTTTGTACCAGAGTTTATGGATATGAGATACATTAATTATGGTGCTGCTGTTAGTGAG GTGGAGGTGAATCTTTTAACTGGAGAAACCAAAATCTTGCAAGCAGACATCATATATGATTGCGGACAGAGCTTGAATCCTGCTGTCGATTTGGGGCAG ATTGAAGGGGCTTTTGTGCAAGGAATCGGGTTTTTTATGCTTGAAGAATATCTTACAAACTCGGATGGCTTGGTTGTTGCGGATGGCACATGGACATACAAGATTCCCACAATTGACACCATACCCAGCCAACTCAATGTACAAATTGTGAACAGTGGACCTCATAAAAAGCGTGTTCTTTCTTCGAAAg CTTCTGGTGAGCCACCATTACTTCTTGCATCTTCCGTTCATTGTGCAACGAGAGCTGCAATTAAAGAAGCAAGAAACCAACTTCGTTCTTGGAAAGGGTTAGAAGGTTCTGATTCGTTTTTCCAGTTGGATGTTCCTGCAACCATGCCTGTAGTGAAGACGTTATGTGGGCTAGATAGCGTTGACTTCTATCTTCAGAGCTTGTTGTCTACATAA
- the LOC139886500 gene encoding abscisic-aldehyde oxidase-like isoform X1 has protein sequence MEHNNTVQLITTPTKIIKSQNQKLVFAVNGERFELSNVDPSTTLLQFLRSHTRFKSVKLGCGEGGCGACNVLLSKFDTNLKQIEDYIANSCLTLLCSINGCSITTTEGLGNSKDGFHSIHQRFAGFHATQCGFCTPGMCVSLFSALVNAEKTERPEATLGFSKLTVSEAEKSISGNLCRCTGYRPIADVCKSFAGDVDMEDLGLNSFWKRDAKLPKLPFYDSKQICTYPEFLKNEDFGLDSINYQNAYWHSPMSMDELGSVLLDEKSLKVKLVVGNTGISYYKEYEKYDKYIDLRFIPELSVIKISSSCIDIGATVSISKVISALKDVEADESGIVLKKIALHFEKIATEAVRNVASIGGNLVMAQRQNFPSDIATVLLAVKTKVTILKGVKKEIITLEDFLERPSLDSKSVLVSVHIPFSEQPNNGYSNISKTKRLFETYRASPRPLGNALPYLNAAFLADVSSCDSDVIIDNIQLAFGSFGVKHVVRASEVENYLVGKPLTVSVLSQSLKLARRFVSPEDGTSHPAYRSSLAVDYLFDFLYPLVDSKVNSSRGNNSSLIYNDCERTMLLSSAKQVIESSHEHYPVGEPIVKSGAAIQASGEAVFVDDIPSPLNCVYGAFIYSTKPLARVKSVNLKSEEDVIGLVSYKDFPEGGDNVGAKTIFGPEPLFANDLTECTGQRIAFVVADTQKNADMAADMSIVDYDIMNLEPPILTVEQAVEKSSFFEVPSFIYPSQIGDFSKGMAESDHQIHSAEIRLPSQYYFYMETQTALAVPDEDNCIVVYSSIQVPEYAQSVIARCLNIPEHNVRVITRRVGGGFGGKALKAMPIATACALAAYKLRRPVRTYVNRKTDMIMAGGRHPMKINYTVGFKSNGKITALHLDVLVNAGMSTDISPILPSNMIGTLKKYNFGALSFDFKICKTNHSSKSAMRGPGEVQASYIAEAVIEHIASVLNIDVGLIREINFHDFDSLKLFYGVSAGEPLEYTLPTIWDKLMTSSNFDYRVEMVNEFNRCNIWRKKGLSRVPMLHEVSLRATPGKVSILRDGSIVVEVGGIELGQGLWTKVKQMTAYGLSAVRCDGSDGLLEKVRVVQADTLSMVQGGFTAGSTTSEASCEAVRICCNVLVERLKPIKEKLEERMGSVKWEVLIMQANGQSVNLSASSYFVPEFMDMRYINYGAAVSEVEVNLLTGETKILQADIIYDCGQSLNPAVDLGQIEGAFVQGIGFFMLEEYLTNSDGLVVADGTWTYKIPTIDTIPSQLNVQIVNSGPHKKRVLSSKASGEPPLLLASSVHCATRAAIKEARNQLRSWKGLEGSDSFFQLDVPATMPVVKTLCGLDSVDFYLQSLLST, from the exons ATGGAACATAATAACACTGTCCAACTTATTACTACTCCAACAAAAAtcataaaatcacaaaatcaaaaacTAGTTTTTGCTGTTAATGGAGAACGCTTTGAGCTCTCTAACGTTGACCCTTCTACTACTTTACTTCAGTTTCTGCGTTCTCATACTCGTTTCAAAAGTGTTAAACTTGGTTGCGGTGAAG GTGGTTGTGGTGCTTGTAATGTTCTGCTGTCCAAATTTGACACCAACCTCAAACAAATTGAAGATTACATAGCCAATTCATGTCTTACGCTTCTTTGCAGTATAAACGGATGTTCAATCACTACAACCGAAGGCCTAGGAAACAGCAAAGACGGTTTTCATTCGATTCACCAACGTTTTGCCGGATTTCACGCTACACAGTGCGGTTTTTGTACTCCCGGGATGTGCGTTTCACTTTTTTCAGCACTCGTAAACGCAGAAAAAACAGAACGACCCGAAGCCACTCTCGGTTTCTCAAAACTCACCGTCTCAGAAGCCGAGAAGTCGATTTCGGGTAATCTATGTCGTTGCACAGGTTATCGACCTATTGCTGATGTATGCAAAAGTTTTGCAGGTGATGTTGATATGGAAGATTTGGGGCTTAATTCGTTTTGGAAAAGAGATGCTAAACTTCCTAAACTACCCTTTTACGATTCAAAACAGATTTGTACTTATCCCGAGTTCTTGAAAAATGAAGATTTCGGACTTGATTCCATAAATTATCAGAATGCGTATTGGCATAGTCCGATGTCTATGGATGAACTTGGGAGCGTTTTGCTCGATGAAAAGAGTTTAAAGGTAAAGTTGGTTGTTGGTAACACGGGAATCAGTTATTATAAGGAATATGAGAAATACGATAAGTACATTGATCTTAGGTTTATCCCCGAGCTTTCGGTAATTAAGATATCGAGCTCGTGTATTGACATTGGAGCAACGGTTTCGATATCAAAAGTAATCtcggctttgaaagatgtagaagcCGATGAATCGGGTATAGTTTTGAAGAAAATCGCATTACATTTTGAGAAAATCGCTACTGAAGCTGTACGAAACGTAGCAAGCATAGGTGGAAATTTGGTTATGGCTCAAAGGCAGAATTTTCCTTCGGATATCGCGACGGTACTTCTTGCCGTGAAAACGAAAGTTACGATCTTAAAAGGGGTAAAAAAGGAAATTATTACATTAGAGGACTTTCTCGAAAGACCTTCGTTAGATTCAAAAAGTGTGCTCGTAAGTGTACATATTCCGTTTTCGGAACAACCCAATAACGGTTACTCCAACATTTCTAAAACGAAACGTTTGTTTGAGACGTATCGTGCATCTCCACGACCTCTCGGGAACGCGTTACCTTATTTAAATGCTGCGTTTTTGGCGGACGTTTCATCTTGTGATAGCGATGTTATAATTGACAATATTCAGCTTGCGTTTGGCTCGTTTGGGGTTAAACATGTGGTTAGAGCGAGTGAAGTTGAAAATTATCTTGTTGGAAAACCATTAACTGTTAGTGTTTTATCCCAAAGTCTCAAATTAGCTAGGCGATTTGTTTCGCCTGAAGATGGCACATCGCATCCTGCTTATCGATCAAGCTTGGCTGTTGACTATTTGTTTGACTTTCTTTATCCACTAGTTGACTCGAAAGTCAACAGTTCTCGTGGCAATAATTCGAGTTTGATATATAATGATTGTGAAAGAACAATGTTGTTATCATCTGCAAAGCAGGTGATAGAATCGAGTCATGAACATTACCCTGTCGGTGAACCGATAGTTAAGTCTGGTGCTGCGATTCAAGCTTCTG GCGAAGCGGTATTTGTAGACGATATTCCTTCACCACTGAACTGCGTTTACGGAGCATTTATTTACAGCACAAAACCGTTGGCACGGGTAAAAAGTGTTAACCTAAAGTCCGAAGAAGATGTAATTGGTCTTGTTTCATATAAAGACTTTCCAGAAGGAGGGGATAACGTGGGAGCTAAGACCATTTTTGGTCCCGAGCCGTTATTCGCAAATGATCTTACCGAATGTACTGGCCAGCGTATAGCATTTGTG GTTGCAGATACGCAAAAGAATGCAGATATGGCGGCTGATATGTCCATAGTTGATTATGATATTATGAATTTAGAACCACCGATACTAACGGTTGAACAAGCAGTTGAAAAATCTAGCTTTTTCGAAGTCCCGTCGTTCATATATCCATCGCAAATTGGTGACTTTTCGAAGGGAATGGCTGAATCTGATCACCAAATCCACTCAGCCGAG ATCAGACTTCCGTCACAGTACTATTTCTATATGGAGACACAAACGGCTTTAGCGGTTCCCGATGAAGATAACTGCATAGTTGTGTACAGTTCGATTCAGGTCCCCGAGTACGCACAAAGCGTGATTGCACGGTGTCTTAATATTCCCGAACATAATGTCCGTGTGATTACTCGAAGAGTCGGAGGTGGCTTTGGCGGCAAGGCTCTTAAAGCTATGCCT ATTGCAACAGCATGTGCACTTGCAGCATACAAGTTACGCCGGCCCGTACGAACATACGTCAATAGGAAAACCGATATGATAATGGCAGGTGGACGACATCCTATGAAGATAAATTACACCGTTGGATTTAAATCAAACGGGAAGATCACAGCCTTACACCTGGACGTTTTAGTCAACGCAGGCATGTCAACCGATATAAGCCCTATATTACCATCGAATATGATTGGCACACTGAAAAAATACAATTTCGGTGCTTTATCTTTCGATTTTAAAATCTGTAAAACAAACCATTCGAGTAAATCTGCAATGCGGGGCCCAGGAGAAGTACAAGCATCTTATATAGCCGAAGCGGTGATCGAACATATCGCGAGTGTTCTTAATATAGACGTCGGTTTAATTCGGGAGATAAATTTTCACGATTTTGATAGTTTGAAATTATTTTACGGTGTTAGTGCGGGTGAGCCGTTAGAGTATACGTTACCGACTATATGGGATAAGTTGATGACATCATCGAACTTTGACTATAGAGTTGAAATGGTTAACGAATTTAACAGGTGTAATATATGGCGAAAAAAGGGTCTTTCTCGAGTACCCATGTTGCATGAGGTGTCATTGAGAGCGACACCTGGCAAAGTGAGTATCTTGCGTGACGGTTCAATAGTGGTTGAAGTTGGTGGTATTGAGTTGGGTCAGGGACTATGGACCAAGGTTAAACAAATGACCGCTTATGGGCTAAGCGCGGTTCGATGTGATGGGTCCGATGGGCTGTTGGAAAAGGTGCGGGTCGTACAAGCGGATACGTTGAGTATGGTTCAAGGCGGGTTTACGGCTGGAAGTACAACTTCTGAAGCGAGTTGTGAAGCAGTTAGAATTTGCTGCAACGTTTTGGTTGAAAGGCTCAAGCCTATTAAAGAAAAGTTAGAAGAACGAATGGGTTCGGTTAAATGGGAGGTTCTTATTATGCAGGCGAATGGACAGTCGGTTAATTTGTCGGCTAGTTCGTATTTTGTACCAGAGTTTATGGATATGAGATACATTAATTATGGTGCTGCTGTTAGTGAG GTGGAGGTGAATCTTTTAACTGGAGAAACCAAAATCTTGCAAGCAGACATCATATATGATTGCGGACAGAGCTTGAATCCTGCTGTCGATTTGGGGCAG ATTGAAGGGGCTTTTGTGCAAGGAATCGGGTTTTTTATGCTTGAAGAATATCTTACAAACTCGGATGGCTTGGTTGTTGCGGATGGCACATGGACATACAAGATTCCCACAATTGACACCATACCCAGCCAACTCAATGTACAAATTGTGAACAGTGGACCTCATAAAAAGCGTGTTCTTTCTTCGAAAg CTTCTGGTGAGCCACCATTACTTCTTGCATCTTCCGTTCATTGTGCAACGAGAGCTGCAATTAAAGAAGCAAGAAACCAACTTCGTTCTTGGAAAGGGTTAGAAGGTTCTGATTCGTTTTTCCAGTTGGATGTTCCTGCAACCATGCCTGTAGTGAAGACGTTATGTGGGCTAGATAGCGTTGACTTCTATCTTCAGAGCTTGTTGTCTACATAA